The genomic window CGCTGGCGCCTGCGGAGCGGGTGCGCAGCCAACTGGCCTTGCGACGCGCCGATGAACTGACCGAGGTCAATGAAGAGGGCCTTCCAGCAGAGATCGCTCCGCTGGTGCGTGAACTCAATCTGCTGCTGCACCGCGTGCGCAGTGCCTTCGAGGCGCAGAAACACTTCATTGCCGATGCGGCGCATGAACTGCGCTCGCCCCTCTCGGCACTCAAGCTGCAGGTGGAAGGCCTGCGCCGAGCCGGCGACGCAGTTGCGCGTGATGTGGCGATCGGCCGGCTGGCGGCAGGCATTGACCGTGCGACGCGGTTGGTGGAGCAGCTGCTGGTGCTGGCACGCCAGCAGGCTGCGCCCAGCGATCTGGCGATCAAAGCCCCGGTGCCCATAGCCCAGCTGGTGCAGAGTGTGGTGGGGGACCTGTGGGAGACCGCCAGCGCACGGCGCATCGACATGGGCCTGGTCGCCGCGCAAGACGGCACTGTGATGGGCCACAGCGACGCGCTGGCCATTCTGGTGCGCAACCTGCTGGACAACGCCATCAAGTTCACACCCGAGGGTGGCACGGTGAATGTGTCGGTGTTGGCGAACACCACCGGCATGCAGCTCGTGGTGGAAGACAGTGGCCCCGGCGTTCCGATAGCAGACCGGGCGCGCCTCTTTGACCGCTTCTACCGGGTCGCAGGGCCCCAGAGCGGAACGCTGGGTAGCGGCCTGGGTTTGGCGATTGTCAAAACGATTGTCGACATGCATGGGGCCCGCATCACCCTGGACACGTCGGAATCCTTGGGCGGCCTAAAGGTCTGCGTTGCATTCGACACACCTGGCGTTCGGCCAGGCGATTAAGGTGCCGGCCGGTCCGGGCCCTGCGTGCCCTGTGCGCGGGCGGCCAGGTAGGCATAGAGGTCGGCAATATGGGCATTCACGCGAGGCTCGGTCTGCCAAGCCGGCATGCTGAGCACGTAGGCCTTGCGTTGCACCAGATCGTCGACCAGGGCGTCCCTCGCAGCACCCTCGGGTTTGGTGGCTCCCAGTTGGGCGCTCCAGTCATACCGGTTGAGCACCAGGCCCACGAACTGGCGTGGCCCCATGTTGCGCACGGCGGGCAGCAGGTTGGGCGCACCGGCCGTGCCGGTGGCGGCCGGCCCGTGGCAGGCGGCACATTTGTCCTGAAAAACACGCCAACCGGCGTAGACCGAACCCGGGGGCTGGGCTTGCTGCTTCAGTGCCTGTGCGGGCTGGGTGTTTTGCACTTCTACGGCGCACCCTGCCAGCGCGACCAGGCAGGCTGCCGACAGTGTCGATAAAAGTCTTGGCATGTTCATCCCCTTTTAGTCACCTTGCCGACAAGGTGAATGCAAGGCCATTGTGGGCGGCGGGCGGGGTCCCGGTGTTGATACAGATCAACGACCGAGTCACCACACACCCAGAGTAGGATGGCACCCATCTTTAGGGAGTGACCATGTGCCGCAACATCAAAACCCTGTTCAACTTTGAGCCCCCCGCCACGGAGCTGGAGATACGCGACGCGTCGTTGCAGTTCGTGCGCAAGCTCAGCGGTTTCAATCTGCCGTCCAAGGCCAACGAGGCTGCGTTTGAACGGGCCATTGAAGACGTGGCTGCCGCGGCCCGTGTGCTGATTGCGTCCCTGGTGACCCACGCCGAGCCGCGCAACCGCGAGGTGGAAGCCGCCAAGGCACGCGCCGCATCGCTGGAGCGATTCAGTGCGCCCACAAAAGCTGTATAAAGTGCCACCCACCCACAACCCCACGGAGACCCGCGCCATGCACCCAGACACCATGAAACACAAAGCCAGCCTGTGGGAAGGTGAATTCGGCACCTCACGCCACATCACCGATGTGCACTGGGAGGGAGACATCACCCAGCAGGAGCTGGCCGAAGTGGCAGAGCAGATTTCACCCGACTGGCAGACCGTAGACCTTGAACTGGACCCGGCCCACCCCCAGCACGGCCAGACCTTCCGGTTGGTAAAAAGGCCCAGCGGGCCCAGCCTTGAAGACGAGGCCTTTGCACTGAGCGTGCTGGAGGCCGAAGACGAGCTGGAAGGCCACTATGTGTGGGTGCATTGCTGCCGCCACATTGACGACCCCGAGGGCGAACTGGAAGACGCCACCGGCCGCACCTACCGCCAGCTGTTCAACACCATCATGTTCTGCGTGGAGTTCACCACGTTTGACGAGATTGCCGCGCAGTGCGACGAGCACTTTGGCACGGACGGCTGGGACGAATACGAGCTGTACCTGGACGACGAACTGCCAGAGCCCGTCGCAACGTATGACTAGTCCGTCGTTTTAGACGGTGTGGGTGCGCT from Rhodoferax sp. AJA081-3 includes these protein-coding regions:
- a CDS encoding ATP-binding protein, with protein sequence MSNASSSGMGHSLRARLLVLLFSVVLLTAAVQAFVAYRTSLDQTIEIFDYQMEQMALSLRKGLPIGGYLANSFRDNTDTSFEFLIQVTGAGGKTIFQSSPGAVLPLDAAPGLSHFDAGGKTYKLFSLQSGDQFIQVAQDLSARHGLARKLALQAVSPVVVMVPLLILLVWWVVSASLAPAERVRSQLALRRADELTEVNEEGLPAEIAPLVRELNLLLHRVRSAFEAQKHFIADAAHELRSPLSALKLQVEGLRRAGDAVARDVAIGRLAAGIDRATRLVEQLLVLARQQAAPSDLAIKAPVPIAQLVQSVVGDLWETASARRIDMGLVAAQDGTVMGHSDALAILVRNLLDNAIKFTPEGGTVNVSVLANTTGMQLVVEDSGPGVPIADRARLFDRFYRVAGPQSGTLGSGLGLAIVKTIVDMHGARITLDTSESLGGLKVCVAFDTPGVRPGD
- a CDS encoding DUF2277 domain-containing protein produces the protein MCRNIKTLFNFEPPATELEIRDASLQFVRKLSGFNLPSKANEAAFERAIEDVAAAARVLIASLVTHAEPRNREVEAAKARAASLERFSAPTKAV
- a CDS encoding c-type cytochrome, whose protein sequence is MPRLLSTLSAACLVALAGCAVEVQNTQPAQALKQQAQPPGSVYAGWRVFQDKCAACHGPAATGTAGAPNLLPAVRNMGPRQFVGLVLNRYDWSAQLGATKPEGAARDALVDDLVQRKAYVLSMPAWQTEPRVNAHIADLYAYLAARAQGTQGPDRPAP